A genomic stretch from Arenicella xantha includes:
- a CDS encoding aminotransferase has protein sequence MPAEPKNLKQIDADSILHPSTNANEFAKTGSRIIQSGKGIYLEDTDGNRLIDAVAGLWCVNVGYGRPEIANAMHKAATDLSYYHTFTGMSNVPQIELAERLLAIAPNNMSKVFFASGGSDGNDSLMKIVWYYHNLIGKPEKRKIISRWQSYHGTSIATASLTGLPSFHKDFNLPIEGVLHTESPDYFRHGKPGESELDFSKRRAAELEALILQHGPETVGAFIAEPVMGAGGVITPPEGYFAEIQKVTKKYDILFIADEVVCGYGRLGTWFGSEVYDIKPDMITTAKALTSGYFPFSASFITEQIWDVIKQGSAKYGSFAHGYTYAGHPIGAAVAMANLDIIENDGLIAQSADVGQYFHTQLNQRFANDPFVAQVRGQGMLAAVQLMQDKDSKTFFDPAIKIAPSVTVKCYQNGLIARPLPSVDSVAFSPPLVTSKAQVDDIVNIFEASVRDVMQQHGL, from the coding sequence ATGCCTGCCGAACCAAAAAATCTAAAACAAATTGATGCGGATAGCATTCTGCATCCGTCTACGAATGCCAACGAATTTGCTAAGACCGGCTCGAGGATTATTCAAAGCGGCAAGGGAATTTACTTAGAAGACACCGACGGCAATCGTCTTATAGATGCGGTAGCTGGGTTGTGGTGCGTAAATGTCGGCTATGGCCGGCCCGAGATCGCCAATGCGATGCACAAAGCAGCGACTGACCTTAGCTATTATCATACGTTTACCGGTATGTCGAACGTACCGCAAATCGAGTTAGCCGAGCGTTTACTGGCGATCGCACCAAACAATATGTCGAAAGTCTTTTTTGCCAGTGGCGGTTCTGACGGCAATGACAGCTTGATGAAAATCGTGTGGTACTACCACAATCTAATCGGCAAGCCCGAAAAGCGTAAAATCATCTCCCGCTGGCAATCCTACCATGGCACCTCGATCGCCACGGCTAGCCTCACTGGTCTACCGTCGTTCCATAAAGATTTCAACTTACCGATCGAAGGCGTATTACATACCGAATCACCCGATTACTTTAGGCACGGCAAACCTGGAGAATCTGAACTAGATTTTTCGAAACGTCGCGCGGCTGAACTTGAAGCACTTATTCTTCAGCATGGGCCAGAAACAGTCGGCGCCTTCATCGCTGAACCGGTCATGGGCGCTGGCGGCGTTATCACACCGCCAGAAGGCTATTTCGCAGAAATACAGAAGGTCACTAAGAAATATGACATCTTATTTATCGCCGACGAAGTCGTCTGTGGTTACGGACGATTAGGCACGTGGTTTGGCAGCGAAGTGTACGATATAAAACCCGACATGATCACCACGGCTAAAGCCCTGACTAGCGGCTACTTTCCGTTCTCTGCCTCGTTTATCACTGAACAAATATGGGATGTGATTAAGCAAGGCTCAGCGAAATATGGCAGCTTCGCGCACGGCTACACTTATGCCGGACATCCGATTGGTGCCGCGGTTGCGATGGCAAATCTCGATATTATTGAAAACGACGGCTTGATTGCTCAGTCTGCCGATGTAGGGCAGTATTTTCATACTCAGCTTAATCAGCGATTCGCTAATGACCCGTTTGTCGCTCAGGTTCGGGGGCAAGGAATGCTGGCGGCGGTTCAACTGATGCAAGATAAAGACAGCAAAACCTTTTTTGACCCAGCCATCAAGATAGCACCAAGCGTTACCGTTAAGTGTTACCAAAATGGGTTGATAGCGCGACCTCTGCCATCGGTTGACTCAGTGGCCTTTTCGCCACCGCTAGTGACGTCAAAAGCGCAGGTAGACGACATCGTGAATATTTTCGAAGCGTCGGTGCGAGACGTTATGCAACAACACGGCTTGTAG
- a CDS encoding arginine N-succinyltransferase, which yields MIIVRTARQDDIDGVLGLAEQAYPGMTTLPPDRSVLTAKLSNSIESIAQTIDKPGNQTYFLVMEDLESGAIVGTAAIIACLGSKDEFYSYKLNKVTHSCKELDKKVTFEMLNLSNHFEGFSEVATLYLDKRYRKNGNGKLLARTRYLFMAQFRERFPERVMADLRGYFDEQGNSPFWDAVGSHFFEMGFAEADLYGAIHGNQFIADLMPKQPIYVNMLPAAAQAVIGQPNVVGKPAMQMLENEGFRWNGHVDIFDAAPSVDTKIDDIESVKHSELAEVIGISEYDGDEQAVIATSDIASFTTAISRISVEKGGVRLPRATLKGLGIELGDSIRYLINSTSKK from the coding sequence ATGATTATTGTTAGAACCGCAAGACAAGACGACATTGACGGCGTATTAGGGCTTGCTGAGCAGGCGTACCCAGGAATGACCACATTGCCGCCAGACCGCAGTGTGTTGACCGCTAAATTGTCTAATTCAATTGAGAGCATCGCTCAAACTATTGACAAGCCTGGCAACCAAACTTATTTCTTAGTCATGGAAGATCTAGAGTCTGGCGCTATTGTCGGTACGGCCGCCATCATCGCCTGTCTCGGCAGCAAAGATGAGTTTTATTCTTATAAGCTCAATAAAGTGACACATTCCTGCAAGGAATTGGATAAAAAGGTCACGTTTGAAATGCTTAATTTGTCAAATCACTTCGAGGGTTTTTCTGAGGTGGCAACGCTCTACTTAGACAAGCGTTATCGCAAAAACGGCAATGGCAAATTACTTGCTCGTACGCGCTATCTGTTTATGGCGCAGTTCCGTGAACGTTTTCCTGAGCGAGTGATGGCAGATCTGCGCGGTTACTTTGATGAGCAGGGTAATTCGCCGTTTTGGGATGCCGTTGGCAGTCATTTTTTTGAAATGGGCTTTGCCGAAGCGGACCTCTATGGTGCGATTCATGGCAATCAGTTTATTGCTGATTTAATGCCAAAGCAGCCGATTTACGTAAATATGTTGCCTGCAGCGGCACAGGCGGTGATTGGCCAGCCTAATGTTGTGGGTAAACCGGCGATGCAAATGTTGGAAAATGAAGGGTTTCGTTGGAATGGGCATGTCGATATTTTTGATGCTGCCCCAAGTGTGGATACTAAAATTGATGACATTGAGTCGGTTAAACACAGCGAGCTGGCCGAAGTTATCGGGATTTCTGAATATGATGGTGACGAACAGGCGGTGATTGCCACTTCGGATATCGCGTCTTTTACCACTGCAATCAGCCGAATTTCAGTTGAAAAAGGTGGCGTCCGCTTACCTAGAGCTACGCTTAAAGGCTTGGGTATTGAATTGGGTGATTCAATACGTTACTTGATCAATTCAACAAGCAAGAAATAG
- a CDS encoding LytR/AlgR family response regulator transcription factor: MMKAVVIEDSRLAREGLLRMLAEFDAIEVVGSADHPATALVLINTHRPDVLFLDIHMPGESGFELLDKLDYAPRVVFTTAYSEYAYRSFDYNPVDYLLKPISQERLGDAIDKLSPRGLVDAASSEPLEITSKMFIKDGDDCHLVTLGSIRYFESCKNYVIVFFDEQKAFVKKSLNTVETRLPKRHFFRASRQYIVNLNAIVAIDEGIGDGYELTMSDGKVLEVSRRNASELKKRLSF, translated from the coding sequence ATGATGAAGGCTGTCGTTATTGAGGACTCACGTTTGGCGCGTGAAGGTTTGCTTAGGATGTTGGCTGAATTTGACGCTATCGAAGTAGTCGGTTCGGCGGACCATCCGGCAACGGCTTTGGTGCTAATCAATACCCATCGTCCTGACGTATTGTTTTTGGATATTCATATGCCAGGTGAAAGCGGGTTTGAGCTTCTCGATAAGCTGGACTACGCGCCACGTGTGGTATTCACCACGGCATATTCAGAATACGCCTATCGCTCGTTTGACTACAATCCAGTTGATTATCTGCTCAAACCTATTAGTCAAGAGCGTCTAGGTGACGCTATTGATAAATTATCGCCGCGCGGTTTGGTGGATGCGGCCTCTAGTGAGCCGTTGGAAATCACCAGCAAGATGTTTATTAAAGATGGTGATGACTGTCATTTAGTAACGCTCGGTTCTATTCGGTATTTCGAGAGTTGTAAGAATTACGTCATCGTGTTCTTCGATGAGCAGAAGGCATTTGTAAAAAAGTCGCTCAATACCGTAGAAACGCGACTCCCCAAGCGACACTTTTTTCGCGCAAGCCGTCAATACATTGTTAACTTGAATGCGATAGTGGCTATCGATGAAGGCATTGGCGACGGTTATGAGCTCACCATGAGTGATGGCAAAGTGCTTGAGGTCTCTCGACGCAATGCCTCTGAGTTAAAAAAGCGCTTAAGTTTCTAG
- the astB gene encoding N-succinylarginine dihydrolase codes for MNSYEVNFDGLIGPTHNYGGLSHGNVASKTNALKIAYPKQAALQGLQKMQHLRSLGLQQGVLLPQQRPHLPTLRRLGFSGSDASMIRQAANSAPELLASCYSASCMWTANACTVSPSADSADGKVHFTAANLSSMFHRSIEHQSTSRLLAAMFADEQYFQHHEALPSGSHFGDEGAANHNRFAAQYGAPGVQLFVFGRYAFRANKLAPAKFPSRQTYEASQAISRLHKLSPERVVYAQQSPKIIDAGAFHNDVVSVSNLNTFFMHEEAFVNKAEMQRELQAKYGDDELHFIEVPTSAVSLESAVKSYLFNSQLVQLPGRQGMALILPQESRENAEVYAYLQSLEAADTPIQEIRFVDVRQSMQNGGGPACLRLRVALNENELAALNSEFLLTDERFHQLNAWVERHYRDEIVAADLSDPELAVECFTALDELTQLFSLGAFYEFQR; via the coding sequence ATGAACAGCTACGAAGTCAATTTTGACGGTTTGATTGGACCCACACATAACTATGGGGGCTTATCGCACGGTAATGTGGCGTCTAAAACCAATGCGCTAAAGATTGCATATCCCAAACAAGCGGCGTTGCAAGGGCTGCAAAAAATGCAGCATTTACGTAGCCTTGGTTTACAGCAAGGTGTTTTGTTGCCTCAACAGCGACCCCATCTGCCGACTTTACGCCGGCTCGGGTTTAGTGGGTCTGACGCCAGTATGATTCGTCAAGCAGCAAACAGCGCTCCTGAACTTTTGGCGAGCTGTTATTCAGCTTCGTGTATGTGGACCGCAAATGCTTGCACGGTATCGCCAAGTGCAGATTCTGCCGATGGTAAAGTGCATTTCACTGCGGCTAATCTATCCAGTATGTTTCATCGTTCTATTGAGCATCAATCTACCAGTCGGTTGCTGGCAGCTATGTTTGCCGATGAACAGTACTTTCAACATCATGAAGCATTGCCGTCGGGCAGTCATTTTGGTGATGAAGGTGCGGCAAACCATAATCGATTCGCGGCACAGTATGGCGCGCCAGGAGTTCAGCTGTTTGTGTTTGGGCGGTATGCGTTTCGCGCCAATAAATTAGCACCAGCAAAATTTCCCAGCCGACAAACATATGAAGCATCTCAGGCTATTAGTCGCTTGCATAAGCTCAGTCCCGAGCGCGTAGTTTATGCCCAACAAAGTCCCAAGATCATTGATGCCGGCGCGTTCCATAACGACGTAGTGAGTGTGTCAAATCTGAATACTTTTTTTATGCATGAAGAAGCCTTCGTGAATAAGGCCGAGATGCAGCGAGAATTGCAGGCAAAGTACGGTGACGATGAGTTGCACTTTATCGAAGTGCCCACCTCGGCAGTTTCCTTGGAATCGGCGGTAAAATCATATTTGTTTAATTCGCAATTAGTGCAACTTCCTGGTCGCCAAGGTATGGCTTTGATATTGCCACAAGAGAGTCGTGAAAACGCAGAAGTGTATGCGTACTTACAAAGCTTAGAAGCGGCCGACACACCGATCCAAGAGATTCGTTTTGTTGATGTACGCCAGAGTATGCAAAATGGTGGTGGACCGGCTTGTTTGCGTCTTCGCGTCGCACTGAACGAAAATGAACTAGCGGCGCTGAACTCGGAATTTTTGTTAACAGACGAGCGATTTCATCAGTTGAATGCTTGGGTCGAACGTCATTATCGAGATGAAATTGTTGCTGCTGATTTGAGCGACCCCGAGTTAGCGGTTGAGTGTTTTACAGCATTAGATGAGTTAACTCAGTTATTTAGCCTAGGTGCCTTTTATGAATTTCAGCGTTAA
- a CDS encoding efflux RND transporter permease subunit: MRSLIAWWADNHVAANLMMIAIIVAGILGFNKLEREIFPTIAFPGMQVVVVWPGASPRDVEEQIVSRIEESLKDLENLDWIRSESGEGYGGVYIMAENASDFASVMDDVTSRVRGISSLPPDIEQPRITQWVTREEMMRIAVHGNVGERELKRLAEDMRREVAQLKGVSVVETFGTRNEEISIEVSESALRRYRISFDEITRAIRGSSINLSAGNVRTGGGEYTLRTDNLADTEIDFSSIVVRQLSSGGVITVGDVATVIDGFEENEILATLNGEPAVLVQVMSSEVMDVVQMSESVNEWMEKRRASLPPGVSLTLWQDSAVDFNSRMSTIGAAAFSGLILVFIVLFLTLRPIVAFWVSVGVGTAYAGAFVLMPMLGVSLNMLSTFAFLLVLGIVVDDAIIIGERIHTEVESGNGGLKGAVDGAFRVSKPVIFGVLTTIIAFLPWLFISGATSEFTRQISWVVILALVFSLIESLFILPAHLANIKPVHTHNVFTRAQNRIAESIVWFGDVKFGKLLRKVLRFPGLTLVSFVALFIVVVIGLMGGGYVKSSFNPEIDAEQVDVNIDLREGTTYDRALEILDQIQHAQSQLIKEVEEGAEDGDNNQVIENWYTRSRRDSVIAIMRLAPAEVRALTAKEVALRLRDLIGPVPEAKSVSVGYSMDSNGPDLDISVRHPDLDQLQLAVDEITDKLRGFSSLYDVSNNLDSASEELRFQLKPGAEQLGVTLAQVMQQIRQAYYGDEVQRLPRASQDVRVMVRYPQASRNSLESLKHFRVRTNDGREVPLTSLVDISYGPGLKEIQHWDGLRSARVQGYLREPVMKEIMKEMNEQFFPKLEDKYPGLTRAAIGQQVAEAEFNAEIGRLGLIALFAVLFLLAIAFKSYFQPVVIIVALPFAFVGAVLGHFLLNESFSLFSIFGVVAAFGVVINDNLVLVDSFNEYRLKGLNVTEAIVKAGKSRFRAILITSVTTFVGLIPLMLEQSSQAAFLKPVVISLAFALLVAFFVTLFLVPALLVLGDRFWGFMGRGANSVKLKANYVKAKFEA, from the coding sequence ATGAGAAGTTTAATCGCATGGTGGGCTGACAACCACGTCGCCGCTAATTTGATGATGATTGCTATCATCGTTGCCGGCATATTAGGATTTAATAAATTAGAACGCGAAATTTTCCCGACCATTGCATTCCCTGGTATGCAAGTGGTCGTGGTTTGGCCTGGTGCTAGCCCGCGTGATGTCGAGGAGCAGATTGTTTCTCGAATAGAAGAGTCGCTCAAAGACCTAGAAAATTTAGATTGGATTCGGTCGGAATCGGGCGAAGGTTATGGTGGTGTTTACATCATGGCTGAGAATGCTTCAGATTTCGCATCAGTAATGGACGATGTTACGAGTCGCGTTCGAGGCATTTCGAGTTTGCCACCGGATATTGAGCAGCCACGTATTACCCAATGGGTAACGCGCGAAGAAATGATGCGAATTGCGGTGCATGGCAATGTTGGAGAGCGCGAACTCAAGCGCTTAGCCGAGGACATGCGGCGTGAAGTAGCGCAGCTTAAAGGCGTGTCTGTGGTCGAAACGTTTGGCACACGAAATGAAGAAATCTCCATTGAAGTTAGTGAGAGTGCTTTGCGTCGATATCGCATTTCGTTTGACGAAATTACGCGAGCTATCCGTGGTTCGTCGATTAATCTGTCTGCTGGTAATGTGCGTACGGGAGGTGGTGAATATACGCTGCGCACCGATAATTTGGCGGATACTGAAATTGATTTTTCCAGCATTGTGGTTCGCCAGTTATCCAGCGGCGGCGTTATTACTGTTGGTGATGTTGCTACGGTGATCGACGGTTTTGAAGAAAATGAAATCCTTGCGACGTTAAATGGCGAGCCGGCAGTGTTAGTGCAGGTTATGTCGAGCGAAGTGATGGACGTTGTGCAAATGTCCGAGTCGGTAAATGAGTGGATGGAGAAGCGTCGTGCGAGTTTACCGCCTGGCGTTAGCCTGACCTTGTGGCAGGACTCGGCTGTCGATTTCAATAGTCGTATGTCGACAATTGGTGCCGCCGCATTTTCTGGTCTGATTTTGGTGTTTATCGTGTTGTTCTTAACACTACGCCCGATTGTTGCATTTTGGGTGTCCGTGGGCGTGGGCACGGCCTATGCCGGAGCTTTCGTGCTAATGCCGATGCTCGGTGTGTCACTCAATATGCTTTCTACCTTTGCGTTTCTATTGGTGTTAGGGATTGTGGTGGATGACGCTATTATTATCGGTGAGCGAATTCACACTGAAGTAGAGTCTGGCAACGGTGGCTTGAAAGGCGCGGTCGACGGTGCTTTTCGAGTGTCTAAGCCGGTAATCTTTGGCGTGTTAACGACGATTATCGCATTCCTACCTTGGTTGTTCATCAGCGGTGCGACTTCTGAGTTTACCCGTCAGATTTCTTGGGTTGTGATTCTTGCATTGGTTTTCTCTCTGATTGAGTCGCTGTTCATTCTACCGGCGCATTTGGCCAACATTAAACCGGTGCATACGCATAATGTGTTTACACGAGCGCAAAATCGTATTGCTGAAAGCATTGTTTGGTTTGGTGATGTTAAGTTCGGCAAGTTGCTAAGGAAGGTTTTGCGTTTTCCAGGCCTTACCTTAGTGAGCTTCGTTGCTCTGTTTATTGTGGTCGTTATCGGCTTGATGGGCGGTGGCTACGTGAAATCGTCGTTTAATCCTGAAATCGACGCCGAGCAAGTTGATGTCAATATTGATCTACGCGAAGGTACCACTTACGACCGAGCGTTAGAGATTCTTGACCAAATTCAGCATGCACAGTCACAGCTAATCAAGGAAGTTGAAGAGGGCGCTGAGGACGGCGACAATAATCAAGTTATCGAGAATTGGTATACGCGTTCTCGGCGCGACAGCGTTATTGCGATTATGCGTTTGGCTCCAGCTGAAGTGCGCGCACTGACGGCTAAAGAAGTGGCCTTGCGTTTACGCGACCTGATTGGTCCAGTGCCCGAAGCAAAGTCAGTCAGTGTGGGCTATTCAATGGACAGTAACGGGCCGGATTTAGATATCTCGGTACGCCATCCTGATTTAGACCAACTGCAACTTGCGGTTGATGAGATTACTGACAAGTTAAGGGGGTTCTCGTCGCTGTACGACGTATCGAATAACTTGGACAGTGCCAGTGAAGAACTGCGTTTTCAGTTGAAACCTGGTGCTGAGCAACTCGGTGTAACACTTGCTCAAGTGATGCAGCAAATCCGTCAGGCTTACTACGGTGATGAAGTGCAGCGTTTGCCTCGCGCATCACAAGACGTACGTGTGATGGTTCGCTATCCGCAAGCAAGCCGCAACTCGCTTGAAAGCCTCAAGCATTTTAGAGTGCGGACTAATGACGGACGCGAAGTACCATTGACGTCGCTGGTAGATATTTCTTATGGACCTGGTTTGAAAGAAATTCAACATTGGGACGGACTTCGTTCAGCGCGCGTGCAAGGTTATCTGCGTGAGCCTGTCATGAAAGAGATCATGAAGGAAATGAATGAGCAGTTCTTCCCAAAACTTGAAGATAAGTACCCAGGTTTGACCCGAGCAGCGATCGGTCAACAGGTTGCTGAAGCGGAGTTCAATGCGGAGATTGGGCGTCTCGGTTTGATTGCTCTGTTTGCGGTATTGTTCTTACTTGCTATTGCATTCAAGAGCTATTTTCAACCAGTGGTGATCATTGTGGCGTTGCCATTCGCGTTTGTCGGCGCGGTACTGGGTCACTTCCTGCTGAATGAATCGTTTTCGTTGTTTAGTATCTTTGGGGTTGTGGCAGCGTTTGGCGTGGTAATCAACGATAACTTAGTGTTGGTCGATTCGTTTAACGAATATCGCCTCAAAGGCTTGAACGTGACTGAGGCGATTGTAAAAGCCGGTAAATCACGCTTTCGGGCGATCTTGATTACTTCGGTTACCACTTTTGTGGGATTGATACCGTTGATGCTGGAGCAATCGAGTCAGGCGGCATTTTTGAAGCCGGTGGTTATTTCGCTCGCCTTTGCCTTGTTAGTCGCGTTTTTTGTAACCTTATTCTTAGTGCCTGCATTATTAGTCTTGGGCGATCGATTTTGGGGTTTTATGGGGCGTGGCGCGAACTCAGTAAAGCTGAAAGCGAACTATGTAAAAGCAAAATTCGAAGCATAA
- a CDS encoding sensor histidine kinase, which yields MIFSLLWFLFGDRGMVGLTVAANSIWIVGFFFAGLVLRQRYHRYRLEGLGVSKQILKGLLLVMIVSIIVVLIMAILCLPFYLSDLLAIKQADDPDATSFQVIWKFILANWVQTNVYLATWAALYLGITSSRRAKSAELDNLKLQNSLKEATLSSLSNQLNPHFLFNALNNIRFMILEDARQAEAMLMSLSEVLRYSLESSKQETLPLQQEMAIIDRYIEIVRIQFEDRLRFSMTIDPSLNNQMVPPMILQMLVENSVKHGVEQIQNGGSVEVTARQDAQSFTLTVCNDIPSSRSVGPDNTGIGLRNIRQRLQLLYGESASLVTSVADGRFCAAISLPRTVA from the coding sequence ATGATCTTTTCATTGTTGTGGTTTTTGTTTGGTGATCGCGGCATGGTTGGGCTAACCGTGGCCGCCAATAGCATTTGGATTGTCGGTTTCTTTTTTGCCGGGCTGGTGCTGCGCCAACGATATCATCGCTATCGCCTAGAAGGGTTGGGCGTGAGCAAACAAATATTGAAAGGCCTGTTGCTAGTGATGATTGTCTCGATCATCGTTGTGCTGATTATGGCTATTCTGTGTTTGCCATTTTATTTGAGCGACCTACTAGCGATTAAGCAAGCGGACGATCCAGATGCGACGAGCTTCCAAGTAATATGGAAGTTTATTTTGGCGAATTGGGTACAGACTAATGTGTATTTGGCCACATGGGCTGCTTTATACCTAGGGATCACTAGCAGTCGACGCGCCAAGAGCGCCGAGCTGGATAACTTAAAATTACAAAATAGTCTTAAAGAAGCGACGCTAAGCAGTCTGTCGAATCAACTCAATCCGCACTTTTTATTTAATGCGCTTAATAATATCCGTTTCATGATTTTGGAGGATGCGCGTCAGGCCGAGGCGATGTTGATGTCTTTGTCTGAAGTGCTGCGTTATTCGTTAGAGAGTAGCAAGCAAGAAACGTTGCCGCTGCAACAGGAGATGGCAATCATCGATCGCTATATCGAAATTGTGCGAATTCAATTCGAAGATCGATTGCGGTTTTCGATGACCATTGACCCCAGTTTGAATAATCAAATGGTGCCGCCGATGATCCTGCAAATGTTAGTCGAGAATTCCGTTAAACACGGTGTAGAGCAAATTCAAAATGGCGGTAGTGTAGAAGTTACGGCACGACAGGATGCGCAATCTTTTACGTTGACAGTATGTAATGACATTCCATCATCGCGATCAGTTGGGCCTGATAATACTGGGATTGGACTGCGCAATATTCGCCAGCGTTTGCAGTTGTTGTACGGTGAATCGGCAAGCCTAGTCACATCAGTGGCTGATGGGCGATTTTGTGCCGCAATAAGTTTGCCGAGGACCGTCGCATGA
- a CDS encoding nitroreductase family protein yields MNSKSIDFSARNTDVDVDPLFVQRWSPRAFQAHVIEPAVMHRIMEAARWSPSCFNAQPWRLYTSTDASFDDFLSLLVEGNQGWAKDVSVIGFMVAERNFEHNGKPNSYHAFDAGAAWMSLTLQARMEGLYTHGMGGIKKDEVASYLKLDTEQSEVLMGFTIGKLADLDSLSDEQKANETPNDRKELSEIWQQI; encoded by the coding sequence ATGAATTCTAAGTCCATCGATTTTTCTGCACGCAACACCGATGTTGATGTTGATCCATTATTCGTACAACGTTGGTCGCCACGTGCTTTTCAAGCGCATGTAATCGAGCCCGCTGTAATGCATCGCATAATGGAGGCCGCCCGCTGGTCGCCTTCATGTTTTAACGCGCAACCTTGGCGTTTGTATACGTCAACTGATGCAAGCTTTGACGACTTCTTAAGTTTGTTGGTAGAGGGTAATCAGGGTTGGGCGAAGGATGTTAGCGTCATCGGGTTTATGGTTGCTGAGCGAAACTTTGAACACAATGGGAAACCCAATTCATATCATGCTTTTGATGCTGGTGCGGCTTGGATGTCATTGACATTACAAGCGCGGATGGAAGGGCTTTATACCCATGGTATGGGCGGTATTAAGAAAGACGAAGTGGCAAGTTACCTAAAGTTAGATACTGAGCAGTCGGAAGTGCTGATGGGGTTTACTATTGGTAAATTAGCCGACTTAGATTCTTTATCCGACGAGCAGAAAGCCAACGAAACGCCGAATGATCGTAAAGAGTTGAGTGAAATTTGGCAGCAAATCTAG
- a CDS encoding Lrp/AsnC family transcriptional regulator: protein MTELSKINKIDLKILTILQKNARITNQQLAEQVHLSASACLSRVKRLESEGLLKRYLTEIDLEKLAPHVEAFAEVTLENHFPEDFERFDAAVQEIREVTDSYKISGAYDYLLKFVCTDVKSYNRTSEGILKSNIGIAKMNTLIILERTKDFSGYPLDILVDL from the coding sequence ATGACTGAATTAAGCAAAATAAATAAGATCGACCTAAAAATTCTAACTATCTTGCAAAAGAATGCTCGAATTACCAATCAGCAGTTGGCCGAGCAAGTGCATTTGTCGGCAAGCGCGTGTCTGAGTCGTGTGAAGCGTTTGGAAAGTGAAGGGCTTCTTAAACGTTACCTTACTGAAATCGATCTGGAGAAGCTCGCTCCGCATGTGGAAGCGTTCGCTGAAGTAACGTTGGAAAACCATTTTCCAGAGGATTTTGAGCGTTTCGATGCGGCGGTGCAAGAGATTCGCGAAGTAACGGATAGTTACAAAATCAGTGGTGCCTACGACTACTTATTGAAATTCGTCTGTACTGATGTGAAAAGCTATAACCGGACCAGTGAAGGCATTCTTAAGAGCAATATCGGCATCGCCAAGATGAATACATTGATTATTCTGGAGCGAACTAAAGACTTCTCAGGGTATCCGCTCGATATCTTAGTTGACCTATAA